The following are from one region of the Salvia splendens isolate huo1 chromosome 2, SspV2, whole genome shotgun sequence genome:
- the LOC121788416 gene encoding beta-xylosidase/alpha-L-arabinofuranosidase 1-like codes for MAPASFPCFAGLCIVLLSLRPILSQAQPVFACDVANNPGLKNLSFCDPSLDVQARVSDLVSRLTLQEKIGWLVNAAKGITRLGIPNYEWWSEALHGVSNVGPGTRFTSLVPGATSFPQVILTAATFNESLFHTIGKVVSTEARAMHNVGLAGLTYWSPNVNIFRDPRWGRGQETPGEDPVLSSKYGAAYVRGLQQSDDGDKEKLKVAACCKHYTAYDVDNWKGIQRYSFNAIVTQQDMDDTFQPPFKSCVIDGDVASVMCSYNQVNGKPTCGDPDLLAGVIRGQWKLNGYIVSDCDSLNEMFNAQKYTKTPEETAALAVNSGLDLNCGNFLSNNAQKAVDRGLLNETTIDKAVSNNFATMMRLGFFDGNPTNQLYGKLGPKDVCTPENQNLAREVARQGIVLLKNSAGSLPLSSASIKSLAVIGPNANATHTMLGNYEGIPCKYTTPLQGLTATTATLYQPGCADTSCATAQVDAAKKVAASADAVVLVMGSDQSIERESLDRVNITLPGQQQLLVSKVASVSKGPVILVIMSGGGMDVQFAKEDPKITSILWVGFPGEAGGAAIADVIFGAYNPSGRLPMTWYPESYADTVDMTDMHMRPNPATGFPGRSYRFYKGPTVFSFGDGLSYTAFSHEVVAAPKVVSLALEEGHACLSSECKSIEAVEERCENLAFDIHLRVKNVGEMRGSHTVLLFSSPPQLHNAPQKQLVGFQKMHIEAGGEGVARFDVDVCKHLSVVDENGKRRVGLGDHLLHVGSLKHSLTLRV; via the exons ATGGCTCCTGCTTCTTTCCCCTGTTTCGCGGGTCTCTGCATAGTCCTCCTGAGTTTGAGGCCCATTCTTAGCCAGGCCCAGCCCGTTTTCGCCTGCGATGTGGCGAACAATCCCGGGCTGAAGAACCTGAGCTTCTGCGACCCGTCATTGGACGTGCAAGCCCGGGTGAGCGACCTAGTGAGCAGGCTGACTCTGCAGGAGAAAATCGGTTGGCTCGTGAATGCTGCCAAGGGGATTACCCGCCTCGGCATACCCAACTACGAGTGGTGGTCCGAGGCCCTGCACGGCGTCTCCAATGTCGGCCCGGGCACCCGCTTCACCTCCCTCGTCCCCGGCGCCACTAGCTTCCCTCAGGTCATCCTCACCGCAGCCACATTTAACGAATCTCTCTTTCACACCATTGGCAAG GTGGTGTCCACGGAGGCAAGAGCAATGCACAATGTAGGGTTAGCCGGGCTGACATACTGGTCGCCCAATGTGAACATCTTCCGCGACCCGAGATGGGGACGGGGGCAGGAGACTCCTGGAGAAGACCCCGTCCTCTCCAGCAAATACGGGGCTGCGTATGTGAGAGGCCTGCAGCAGAGTGATGACGGCGATAAGGAGAAGCTCAAGGTTGCTGCCTGCTGCAAGCACTACACGGCTTATGATGTCGATAACTGGAAAGGAATACAGAGATACAGTTTCAACGCTATC GTGACGCAGCAGGATATGGACGACACATTCCAGCCGCCGTTCAAGAGCTGTGTTATCGACGGAGATGTGGCGAGCGTCATGTGCTCTTACAATCAAGTAAATGGCAAGCCCACTTGCGGTGACCCTGACCTCTTGGCTGGTGTCATTCGAGGCCAATGGAAGTTGAATGG TTACATAGTTTCGGATTGTGATTCGCTAAACGAGATGTTCAATGCACAAAAGTACACTAAGACACCCGAAGAAACGGCTGCCTTAGCTGTGAATTCAG GGTTGGATCTCAACTGCGGTAATTTCCTCAGCAATAACGCTCAAAAAGCAGTCGATCGTGGCCTGCTCAATGAGACAACAATTGACAAAGCTGTCTCAAACAACTTCGCAACCATGATGAGGCTGGGATTCTTCGACGGTAACCCCACCAACCAACTCTATGGCAAGCTCGGACCTAAAGACGTCTGCACTCCAGAAAACCAGAACCTTGCTCGTGAAGTTGCACGACAAGGCATTGTGCTGCTCAAGAACTCCGCTGGCTCCCTCCCTCTGTCCTCTGCTTCCATCAAGTCCTTGGCCGTTATCGGCCCCAATGCCAACGCGACACACACCATGCTAGGCAACTACGAAG GCATTCCATGCAAGTACACGACACCGTTGCAGGGCCTAACGGCCACAACAGCCACATTGTATCAGCCGGGCTGCGCTGACACGTCATGCGCCACAGCTCAAGTGGACGCGGCCAAGAAGGTGGCCGCGTCCGCTGATGCTGTAGTGCTGGTGATGGGATCGGATCAGTCCATCGAGAGGGAGAGTCTGGACAGAGTGAACATCACTCTCCCCGGGCAGCAGCAGCTCTTGGTATCCAAGGTTGCAAGCGTCTCCAAGGGGCCCGTGATTCTCGTGATAATGTCGGGTGGAGGCATGGACGTGCAGTTTGCCAAAGAAGACCCCAAGATCACGAGCATCCTGTGGGTCGGCTTCCCCGGTGAGGCAGGCGGGGCCGCCATCGCTGACGTCATATTCGGGGCCTACAACCCTA GTGGTAGATTGCCTATGACATGGTATCCCGAATCATACGCTGACACGGTCGACATGACAGACATGCACATGAGGCCGAATCCAGCCACGGGCTTCCCTGGCCGGAGCTACCGGTTTTACAAGGGCCCCACGGTCTTCTCATTCGGGGACGGGCTGAGTTACACTGCGTTTAGTCATGAGGTGGTCGCGGCGCCTAAGGTTGTGTCCTTGGCTCTGGAAGAAGGGCACGCGTGCCTTTCGTCCGAGTGCAAGTCGATCGAAGCTGTGGAGGAGAGGTGCGAGAATTTGGCATTCGATATTCATTTGAGAGTGAAGAATGTGGGGGAGATGAGGGGAAGTCACACGGTTCTCTTGTTCTCTAGCCCTCCGCAGCTGCACAATGCACCTCAGAAGCAGCTGGTGGGATTTCAGAAAATGCATATAGAGGCAGGGGGAGAAGGGGTGGCTCGATTCGACGTCGATGTTTGTAAGCATCTGAGCGTTGTGGATGAGAATGGGAAGAGAAGGGTTGGGTTAGGGGATCATCTTCTTCATGTGGGAAGCTTGAAGCATTCGTTGACACTGAGGGTTTGA